The Anabaena sp. WA102 genome contains a region encoding:
- a CDS encoding class I SAM-dependent methyltransferase, producing the protein MFDIFTKSSYQALQSGKNYFAFAHKTVSSQIKNLIYPSLQPNISPLSQKLLTQLQDNMNQLLARDWEDSQAGVYPQNLLFDNSWEDFFCYYPLICLDLPNIWERIKNRRYQEFSQEISTDNYPSYYVQNFHYQTDGYLSELSANLYDLQVEILFGGSTDAMRRRILCPLKSQLTAFDHIPQEQLRVIDIACGTGRTLKLIRAALPDVSLFGIDLSPAYLRKANELLSQIPGELPQLVQGNVEELPYRDNYFHGTTCIFLFHELPAAVRQTVIEECFRVTKPGGIFIICDSIQVNDVPEMELVVKNFSETFHEPYYKHYITDNLVERLEKAGFEQIETQVHFVSKYWIAHKPSY; encoded by the coding sequence ATGTTTGATATTTTCACAAAATCAAGCTACCAAGCCCTGCAATCAGGGAAGAATTACTTTGCTTTTGCTCACAAAACCGTAAGTTCACAGATCAAAAACCTAATTTATCCATCACTTCAGCCAAATATCAGTCCTTTATCCCAGAAATTGCTCACACAACTTCAAGACAATATGAACCAGTTATTGGCAAGAGACTGGGAAGATAGTCAAGCAGGTGTGTATCCACAAAATTTATTATTTGATAATTCTTGGGAAGATTTCTTCTGTTACTATCCATTAATATGCTTAGATTTACCAAATATCTGGGAACGAATTAAAAATCGGAGATATCAAGAATTTTCCCAGGAAATATCCACAGATAACTATCCCAGCTACTATGTACAGAACTTCCATTACCAAACAGATGGCTATTTGAGTGAACTGTCCGCCAATTTATATGACTTACAGGTGGAAATTCTGTTTGGTGGCTCAACTGATGCTATGAGAAGACGCATCCTCTGTCCTCTCAAATCCCAACTGACAGCATTTGACCATATTCCCCAAGAACAACTCCGAGTCATAGATATTGCTTGTGGTACTGGACGAACACTGAAGTTAATCAGAGCAGCTTTACCCGACGTATCTTTATTTGGTATAGATTTATCCCCAGCCTATTTGCGGAAAGCCAACGAACTATTATCCCAAATTCCTGGAGAATTACCGCAACTCGTACAAGGAAATGTCGAAGAGTTGCCTTATCGAGATAATTATTTTCATGGTACAACTTGTATTTTTCTGTTTCATGAGTTACCAGCGGCAGTTCGTCAAACTGTAATTGAAGAATGTTTTCGGGTCACAAAACCAGGAGGCATTTTTATTATCTGTGATTCTATTCAGGTAAATGATGTACCGGAGATGGAATTAGTTGTCAAAAACTTCTCAGAGACTTTTCATGAACCTTATTACAAGCATTACATTACAGATAACCTGGTAGAGCGTTTAGAAAAAGCGGGATTTGAGCAAATAGAAACCCAAGTTCACTTCGTAAGTAAATATTGGATTGCTCACAAGCCAAGTTACTAG
- the patX gene encoding heterocyst-inhibiting protein PatX produces the protein MRAAISLLVSSLVFGSLAFNCEAVQTRFSALSMAKSDYQLSPLVLNQSFNLADNSKPSPNQPEKPNPHRGSGRRGLDG, from the coding sequence ATGCGTGCTGCCATTTCACTTTTAGTATCGAGTCTGGTATTTGGCTCCTTAGCTTTTAACTGCGAAGCAGTACAGACTCGTTTTTCCGCTCTGTCAATGGCTAAGTCCGATTACCAGCTTTCACCTTTGGTGTTAAACCAGAGTTTCAACCTGGCTGATAACTCCAAACCTAGCCCCAATCAACCCGAAAAGCCCAATCCTCATCGAGGTAGTGGTCGTAGAGGATTAGATGGATAA
- a CDS encoding inorganic phosphate transporter, which yields MELQTAIVALLVFYVAWNLGANDVANAMGTSVGSGAITLKQAIMIAGVLEFLGAVLFGQEVTSTLGTKIANPVLFATIPQTLVMGMISVLLTAGIWLQIATARGLPVSSSHAIVGAIAGFSWVALGVEAMDWSSIGLITIGWILTPIISGAIAASLYSLIQQWIFNQPQPLSQLQEWIPWLSALLLSVFGIIVLPTITQPLSQFLLTEGKFNVPAHDITLFIGGIAVISLTLISWRQLVNSQIENKIQGLFARFQVLSACFVAFAHGSNDVGNAIAPLAVIAYINQQGKVPSDELTIPSWILVLGAIGIVAGLAVWGKKVIATIGENIISLEPSSGFCAELATAITILLASRLGLPVSTSHALVGGVVGIGLVQNIKSIKFATIQNIAAAWLITIPISVALSATIFTIMALNWH from the coding sequence ATGGAACTGCAAACTGCGATAGTCGCTCTTTTAGTCTTCTATGTCGCCTGGAATTTGGGTGCAAATGATGTTGCTAATGCGATGGGAACTTCTGTGGGTTCTGGGGCTATTACTCTCAAACAGGCGATCATGATTGCTGGCGTGTTAGAGTTTCTTGGTGCTGTCTTGTTTGGACAAGAGGTAACGTCTACCCTCGGCACGAAAATTGCAAATCCGGTTTTATTTGCGACGATACCACAAACTTTAGTGATGGGGATGATTTCGGTACTGCTCACGGCTGGGATCTGGCTACAAATTGCCACAGCTAGGGGTTTACCGGTGTCTTCGTCTCATGCCATTGTGGGAGCGATCGCTGGCTTTAGTTGGGTAGCATTGGGGGTAGAAGCAATGGATTGGTCATCCATTGGTTTAATTACCATAGGCTGGATTTTAACACCAATAATTAGTGGAGCGATCGCCGCTAGTTTGTATAGTTTGATTCAACAATGGATTTTTAATCAACCCCAACCTCTCTCCCAGCTACAAGAATGGATTCCCTGGTTAAGTGCATTGCTATTGAGTGTATTTGGTATTATCGTTCTCCCGACAATCACTCAACCCTTGAGCCAGTTCTTACTCACAGAGGGAAAATTTAATGTTCCCGCTCACGACATTACCCTATTCATTGGTGGAATCGCCGTAATTAGCTTGACCTTGATCAGTTGGCGACAATTGGTAAATAGTCAAATTGAAAACAAAATTCAAGGTTTATTTGCCAGATTTCAAGTTTTGAGCGCTTGCTTTGTGGCTTTTGCTCACGGTTCTAATGATGTTGGTAATGCGATCGCTCCTCTAGCAGTAATTGCCTACATCAACCAACAAGGTAAAGTTCCCAGTGATGAACTCACCATCCCCTCGTGGATTCTGGTTCTCGGTGCGATCGGCATTGTGGCAGGATTAGCAGTTTGGGGTAAAAAAGTTATTGCCACCATTGGCGAAAATATTATTTCCTTAGAACCTAGTAGCGGATTTTGCGCCGAACTAGCCACAGCCATCACTATCTTATTAGCCTCCCGCTTAGGTTTACCTGTTTCTACCTCCCATGCCCTTGTCGGTGGAGTTGTGGGGATTGGACTGGTACAAAATATTAAATCAATAAAATTTGCCACTATCCAAAATATCGCCGCCGCTTGGTTAATTACCATTCCCATCAGCGTCGCCCTGAGTGCCACTATTTTTACCATTATGGCACTAAACTGGCACTAA